The window ATATTTCAATGCTGTTTTACCAGCAACAATTCCGCCTCCGTTTTTAAATTCAATGGTTATACTTATTCCTTTATCTGAATAATAATCATAAATCATCCAAAGCCCTGTAAAAAGAGCTATAACTGGAATAAGCCAGATAAGTGAAAACTTTGTTTTTTTAATTTCTGCTTCAGGCATCATTTATTTGTCTTTCTGTTTACAATTATCATCCCAGATAAATCTTGGATCAAAGGTCATGGCGGCAAAAAGGGTTAATAAAACCACAATTGCAAAATAGGTTATCCCCGGGCCTGGATTAACAGCTGCAATATTGCCCAGCTTAACCACTGAGGTCATCAAAGATATAAGAAACACATCAAGCATTGACCACTTGCCAATGAACTCAACTATAAAATAGAGCTTGGTTCTTTCTTTATGAAAAGATTTCCATTTGTATTTAATTGAAAGTATAAGAAAAACAAGTCCAAAAATTTTAGCAAGGGGAACAAATACACTTGCAGTAAATACAACTAAAGCAAGATGCCATAATCCTGACTCAACAAATCCGCTTACCCCGGAAAAAATAGTATCTTCTCTTGATTGGCCAAGGGCTGTAAATGTCATTATGGGATAAATATTTGCAGGAATATAAAAAATAAGAGCAGCAATTAACAAGGCCCAGGTTCTTTGGAAAGAGTCTGGCTTCCTAGGGTTAATTTTTGCTGAGCATCTTGAGCATTTTAAACTATACTTATTTGGATTTGAATAAGGGTTTGATTTTTGACACACAGGACATACAATTATATCTTTTTCAAGTCCTGATTTATAATTTGTTTTTTTCATATATTTTCAAGCCTTTCCCATATTTCTGATTCAGTTATATAAGATACAGCGGATACAGATAAAACTATTAAGCAGATGAAAAAATAAAAACCCGGTTCAATAGAATAGTCAGCAATTGAGTCCATTTTAGTTAGTGCTGTAAGGGTTGCCATTAAAAAAACTTCTTCCATGGAAAAAGTTTTTATCTGACAATAAATTTTGAATGATTTAAAACAATAGGGCAGTTTTTTTCTTAAAAACACAGACAAAAGAGAATAAAAAAAAGTAGAAAGTTTTACAAAGGGAATAAAAACAGCAAAAATAAATACAAGGGAAGAAATGAAAAAATAACCTGAATTTAAGAGTTCAACAGCTCCGCTTAAAACACTTCCAGCCTTGGTTTCTCCAAATAGTTTCAAAGTAATCAGAGGATAAATAACAGCTGGGAAAAAAAGAATAAGTGAGGCTGTTGTTAGAGCCAATGATTTGTTTAAAGCTCCGCTTTGTCTGGATATAAGAAGAGAAGCACATCTTTTGCACCTTGCATTGTATCCTGGATTAAGTCTTGGGACAGTTTGCAAAAGGTCACAATTAAGACATACTCTGTTTTCTGAAGGAATAGAAAATTTTTTGGTTTTGGAGGTTTCTGAAATCATTTTTTTAGCTCTGGACTTTAATTTAGACTGATAAAGTTAATTTAAAAGTTGAATTGTTTTCATTGGTTTTTTTTAATCATTTTTTTTAGGTCTTCTAATTCTTTGTTGATTTGATTATTTTTTCTAATCATGAGGTCTATTTTTTTTAATACAAGGTCTTTTTTTAGTCCGGTTTTACCTTGAGTTTCGTCTTTTTGGTTTTTGACTTTTAGAGGACTTTGGCAAAACCCTGAGTATGATTTTATAAAAGAACCTAAAGAAGTGTCTTGGGCTGAAATTTGTTTTTCCCTGGCTCCAGTTATAATATCAGTTATTTCAAGTATTTTTTTTGATGCTGGAGAGTTTGGAAAAAGTGTAATAAAAGGTAATTGTCTTAACACAGCTTCAGGAATATTTTCATCTTTTGGAATGGATGCTAAATAGTCAAGTTCAAGGCTTAGATATTTGTTTACTGTGGATTTGAATCTATCATAAATCTTTTCTCCCACATAATCAGATTTTACTTTGTTTGTCACAAGATGAACCTGACTTGTTAATCCATTGAGTTCTAACACTTTTAAAAGAGAAAATGCATCTGTAAGTGAGGTTGGATCTGGAACAATAGTAACAATAAGTATTGAAGAAGCAAGGCAGAAAGCAACAACTGCTTTGGAAATCCCGGCTCCTGTGTCAACTATTATATAGTCATATTCATCAAGACTGGAAAATTGTCCAAGAATATTGGCAAGCCCTTTTCCTTTAAGTGTTTCAAATTGTTCAACTCCAGAGCTTCCAGGAATAATGTCAATTTTGTTCCAGTTTTTTATTATAATTTCTTTTAAAAGCTTTGATCCTGAGATTACATCTTCAAGAGTATGATCCCCAACAACTCCCATTGAAATATTTACATTGGAAAGTCCCGTGTCAGCATCAAAAAGGCAGGTTTTATATCCTTTTTCAGCCAGTGAAATTGCAAGATTTATAGCAATATTTGTTTTGCCTACTCCGCCTTTTCCACTTGTGATTGTAATAATTTTCAAACCAATTTCTCCCCGGACAATTTAATTTTAAATTAAGGTTGT of the Desulforegulaceae bacterium genome contains:
- a CDS encoding paraquat-inducible protein A; amino-acid sequence: MKKTNYKSGLEKDIIVCPVCQKSNPYSNPNKYSLKCSRCSAKINPRKPDSFQRTWALLIAALIFYIPANIYPIMTFTALGQSREDTIFSGVSGFVESGLWHLALVVFTASVFVPLAKIFGLVFLILSIKYKWKSFHKERTKLYFIVEFIGKWSMLDVFLISLMTSVVKLGNIAAVNPGPGITYFAIVVLLTLFAAMTFDPRFIWDDNCKQKDK
- a CDS encoding paraquat-inducible protein A; this translates as MISETSKTKKFSIPSENRVCLNCDLLQTVPRLNPGYNARCKRCASLLISRQSGALNKSLALTTASLILFFPAVIYPLITLKLFGETKAGSVLSGAVELLNSGYFFISSLVFIFAVFIPFVKLSTFFYSLLSVFLRKKLPYCFKSFKIYCQIKTFSMEEVFLMATLTALTKMDSIADYSIEPGFYFFICLIVLSVSAVSYITESEIWERLENI
- a CDS encoding MinD/ParA family protein, which codes for MKIITITSGKGGVGKTNIAINLAISLAEKGYKTCLFDADTGLSNVNISMGVVGDHTLEDVISGSKLLKEIIIKNWNKIDIIPGSSGVEQFETLKGKGLANILGQFSSLDEYDYIIVDTGAGISKAVVAFCLASSILIVTIVPDPTSLTDAFSLLKVLELNGLTSQVHLVTNKVKSDYVGEKIYDRFKSTVNKYLSLELDYLASIPKDENIPEAVLRQLPFITLFPNSPASKKILEITDIITGAREKQISAQDTSLGSFIKSYSGFCQSPLKVKNQKDETQGKTGLKKDLVLKKIDLMIRKNNQINKELEDLKKMIKKNQ